Proteins encoded in a region of the Podarcis muralis chromosome 2, rPodMur119.hap1.1, whole genome shotgun sequence genome:
- the LOC114591924 gene encoding uncharacterized protein LOC114591924, with amino-acid sequence MDTDNLAASLQLTTEQKNKETPPELSPIPHSEGTSKDDEDFFSGLSPEEKECLENLLQTIDSLDEDLLDDDDEEEEEEEEESHQELAEPLGAEDQCKDGVDSRMQQNTPVEAASARPGSPHPALSKIKMTKSLSEESADITLRRSRPNPSPPKARGPHRLAESHPAYFRKFDTIMRSGVNVQELRSRFLHHLDSSTAVRGPTEDAAGTDKQPLPFPGGQRSPRDEALQKLGLFQRISSVPNMKSPLGPTVGQHAQDSQAESLNHMGMAGSTNTMGKPVKYCTHPSL; translated from the exons ATGGACACGGACAATTTAGCCGCAAGCCTCCAGCTCACCACCGAGCAAAAGAACAAGGAAACACCGCCTGAG TTGAGCCCTATACCTCATTCTGAAGGCACCTCAAAAGACGATGAAGATTTTTTCTCTGGGCTAAGCCCAGAAGAGAAGGAATGTCTAGAGAACTTGCTGCAGACAATTGACTCCTTGGATGAGGACcttttagatgatgatgatgaagaagaagaagaagaggaagaagagagtcATCAGGAATTGGCAGAACCACTAG GCGCTGAGGACCAATGCAAGGACGGTGTTGACTCCAGGATGCAGCAAAATACGCCTGTGGAGGCAGCCTCAGCCAGGCCCGGTTCTCCTCACCCTGCCCTTTCCAAGATTAAAATGACCAAGTCCCTTTCGGAGgaatcagctgacatcactctGAGGAGGAGCAGGCCCAACCCTTCTCCTCCCAAAGCCAGAGGGCCTCATAGATTGGCGGAATCTCACCCTGCTTACTTCAGGAAGTTTGACACAATAATGAGGTCAGGGGTCAACGTCCAAGAGCTTCGCTCTCGCTTCCTCCACCACCTTGACAGCTCCACTGCTGTCAGAGGGCCAACAGAGGATGCTGCAGGAACAGATAAGCAGCCCTTGCCATTTCCTGGAGGCCAGAGGTCCCCTAGGGATGAAGCACTGCAGAAGCTGGGCCTCTTCCAGAGAATTTCTAGTGTTCCAAATATGAAAAGTCCTCTGGGGCCCACGGTGGGCCAGCATGCCCAGGATTCACAGGCCGAAAGCCTGAACCACATGGGAATGGCAGGCTCCACCAACACCATGGGAAAGCCTGTGAAATATTGcacacaccccagtctctga